CTGCGGCCAGACCTTCGCCGAGGCGCACGACAAGGAGGTCGCCCTCGCGTGCGTGCGCGCGTACAACGACTGGATGGTCGAGGAGTGGTGCGGCGACAGCGGCGGCCGGCTCATCCCGCTCTGCATCATCCCGCTCTGGGACATCGACCTCGCCGTCGCCGAGATCCACCGCAACGCCGCCCGCGGGGTGAAGGCGGTGACCTTCTCCGAGATCCCCACGCACCTGGGCCTGCCGTCGATCCACTCCGGCTACTGGGACCCCTTCTTCGCCGCCTGCCAGGAGACCGGCACGGTCGTGAACATGCACATCGGCTCCAGCAGCCAGATGCCGGCCGCGTCCCCCGACGCCCCGCCCGCCGTCCAGGCCAGCCTCAGCTTCAACAACGCGATGGCCTCGATGATGGACTTCCTCTTCAGCGGCGTCCTGGTGCGGTTCCCCCGCCTGAAGCTCGCCTACAGCGAGGGCCAGATGGGCTGGATCCCCTACGCCCTGGAGCGCGCCGACGACGTGTGGGAGGAGCACCGCGCCTGGGGCGGGGTCCGCGACCTCGTCCCCGAGCCGCCGTCCACCTACTACTACCGGCAGATCTTCTGCTGCTTCTTCCGCGACAAGCACGGCATCGCCTCGCTGGACGTGGTCGGCCGCGACAACGCCACCTTCGAGACCGACTACCCGCACGTCGACTCCACCTTCCCGCACACCAAGGAGGTCGCCCTCGACCACGTCCAGGGCCTCGACGACGAGACCGTCTACAAGCTGATGCGCGGCAACGCCATCCGCATGCTCGACCTCGGCATCGTCTGATGGACCTCGCCTACAGCGACGCCGAGGAGGAGTTCCGCGGCCGGCTGCGGGAGTGGCTCGCCGCCGAGCTCCCCCGGCTGCCGGAGCGGCCCGACCCGCTCGACTGGCCGGGCCGGAGGGCGTACGACTGCGGCTGGCAGCGACGCCTCTACGACGCCGGGTACGGGCACGTGCACTGGGACGCCTCGCCGACCCAGCGGCTCATCTTCCTGGAGGAGACCGAACGGGCCGGCGCGCCCTACGTCGGCGCCAACTTCGTCGGCCTCCTGCACGCCGGGCCGACCATCGCCGCCGAGGGCACCCCCGAGCAGCGCGCGCGCTGGCTGGAGCCGGTGCTGCGCGGCGACGAGGTCTGGTGCCAGGGCTTCAGCGAGCCCGGCGCCGGCTCCGACCTGGCCTCGCTGCGCACCAGGGCGGTGCGGGACGGGGACGCGTACGTCGTCACCGGGCAGAAGATCTGGACCTCGCACGCCGAGGTCGCCGACTGGTGCGAACTGCTCGTCCGCACCGACCCGGACGGACCCCGGCACCGGGGGATCAGCTGGCTCGCGCTGCCCATGGACGCGCCCGGCGTGACGGTCCGGCCGCTGCGGACGCTCGCCGGGTCCACCGAGTTCGCGGAACTGTTCCTCGACGAGGTGCGGGTGCCGGTCGCGAACCGGGTCGGGGAGGAGAACGACGGCTGGCGGGTCACCATGGTCACCCTGTCCTTCGAACGCGGCACCGCGTTCGTCGGCGAGGTCGTCGCCTGCCGCCGCCTGCTCGGCGAACTCGCCCGCACCGCGCGGGAGAACGGCCGCTGGGACGACCCCGCCCTGCGCCGCCGCCTCGGGCGGCTCTCCGCCGGGTTCCTGGCGCTGTGGCGGCTCACCCAGCGGAACGTCAGCGAGGCGCAGGCCACCGGCGGCGTCCCCGGCGTCGGCGGCTCCGTCTTCAAGCTGCACTACTCGCACGCGCGCCAGGAGCTGTACGACACCGCCGCCGAGGTCCTCGGCCCGGACGCGCTCGACCTCGGGCGCGAGTGGAACCTCGACCGGCTCTCCTCGCTCTCGTACACGATCGCCGCCGGCACCAGCCAGATCCAGCGCAACATCGTCGCCGAGCGGATCCTCGGCCTGCCGAAGGGACGGTGAACCGGACCGTGGACTTCCGACTGAGCCAGGACCAGCGGGACCTCGTCCGCGGAATACGGGAGCTGCTCGCCGGTCGCTTCGGGCGCGACGCGCTGCGGGCGGCCGTCGACGAGCCCGGGCGGCTCGACCGCGGCCTGTGGAAGGAGCTCGGCGACGCCGGCCTCTTCGCGCTGCGGCTGCCGGAGGACGAGGGCGGCGTGGGGCTCGGGCTGCCGGAGGCGGTGCTGCTGTTCGAGGAGGCGGGGAGGTGGCTGGTGCCCGGTCCGCTGGTCGCCACGCACGGGGCGGCGGGGTCCGTTCCCGGTGCCGCGGAGGGACTCACGGTGGTGACCGAGGTCTCCGGTGAGGGACTGGTTCCCTGGCTGGACGCCGCCGACGTGGTGCGCGGGGACGCGACCGGAGCCGTAGCCGTGCGGTCGGTCGATCCGCTGACGCCGCTTCACCGGGTCCCCGGCGCCGGCGGATGGGCGCCGGAGGCCGTCCTGCTCACCGCCGCCGAGCAGGTCGGGACCGCCGCCTGGGCCACCGAGGCCGCCGTCTCCCACGCCCGGCAGCGGGAGCAGTTCGGGCAGGTCATCGGGGGGTTTCAGGCCGTGAAGCACCTGTGTGCCGGGATGCTGGTGCGGACCGAGCTGGCGCGGGCCGCCGTGCACGGCGCCGCCGTGACCGGCGATCCGGTCGAGATCGCCGGGGCCAAGCTGCTCGCCGACGAGGCGGCCGTCGCCAACGCCCGGGACTGCCTCCAGGTGCACGGCGGGATGGGCTTCACCTGGGAGGCGGACGTCCACCTGCACCTGAAACGGGCCTGGGTGCGGGCCGCGCTCGTGCTGCCGGGGGACCGGGCGGCGGAGGAGGTGGCCGCCGCGCTCTGAACCCGACCGGACCGGGTGCGAACTGGTGACGGAGCGTGTTCGAATCTGGGGCGGAGGTCGATATCGGGTTGTGTCCTTCGGAGGGTCGTCACGGGCCGGAGTCGGGGTTCCGCTCCGGTACTCTCCGTGGGATGCGAGTGCTTGTGAGCGCGGGTCGCGCCCCGCGTTCGACTCCCCGCCGCGTGCGTCGCACAGTATGGACCACGCGTACTCCTTCGCGCTGGAATATGCCCGAAGCGCTTGTTGCGGTGACTGTACGTCAACCATGCTGTCTCACAAGGGAATCACGTTCCGTAAAGGTGTGTCCGCCGGTTCGGATGGTGTGAACGGTGCAGGTGCTTCAGGTTCAGTTGGAGGTCGGGCCGGACCCGGCGGAGGTGGGGCGTGCGCGCAGGTGGGCCCGGAAACGGCTGGCCGGCTCCGGGATAGGGGACGACGAGCCGCTGGCGGAGACGCTGGTGCTGCTCATCTCCGAGCTGGTGACCAACGCCGTGGTGCACACGGGCTGTCCCGCCGTGCTGCGGATGCTCTTCGCCGCGGAGGGCGGCGTGCGGGTCGAGGTCGCCGACCGCAGCGAGCTGCCGCCCCGGCCCCGGCATGCCGCCGGTGAGGACACCAACGGGCGAGGTCTGGAGCTGGTCGACGGCCTCGCCGACCGGTGGGGCTGGCAGCCCGAGGGGGCCGGCAAGAGCATCTGGTGCGAGGTGGACCGCACGCCCGTGGAGCCCGCGCGGGCCGGCGGCGTCGTGTCACCCGGACGGATGCACTGTTGACGGTTCGTTCCGTTTTGCCCACCCTGGGGTGAGCGATTCGTCGTGAGGGGAGCCGAGGGCCCTGCGCCCTCGGCGTGTGCGGGTCGTGGCCGGGTGGCGGCGGTCCGTACCGTGCTCGGGGCGCCCACGGGCGCGCCGCCACCCGCGGATCCGATGGTCAGAACAGCGCGACGGGCGCCACCGGCGTTCCCGTGCCGCCGACGAAGGGCTCCGGCATCGCGGAGAGCAGGAAGCTGCAGCGGCCCTCTTCTGCACAGGCTGTGGACAACTCTTCGAGGTTCCAGTTCTGGCCCTGGAGCATCCCCATCTCGACGAGGTCCAGCGCGTGCACGCCCAGCCACAGGTCCTCGATCTCCGGCGGGAAGATCTCGAAGGTGAGGGTGTCGTTGGCGACGGCCGCGACGTCCCGCGCGTGGAACCACTCCGGCGTACGGATCGAGAGCCCGGGCGACGGGAACGCGTACCCGTGCCGGTCCCCGGCCAGGTACA
The Streptomyces roseofulvus genome window above contains:
- a CDS encoding acyl-CoA dehydrogenase family protein; the encoded protein is MDLAYSDAEEEFRGRLREWLAAELPRLPERPDPLDWPGRRAYDCGWQRRLYDAGYGHVHWDASPTQRLIFLEETERAGAPYVGANFVGLLHAGPTIAAEGTPEQRARWLEPVLRGDEVWCQGFSEPGAGSDLASLRTRAVRDGDAYVVTGQKIWTSHAEVADWCELLVRTDPDGPRHRGISWLALPMDAPGVTVRPLRTLAGSTEFAELFLDEVRVPVANRVGEENDGWRVTMVTLSFERGTAFVGEVVACRRLLGELARTARENGRWDDPALRRRLGRLSAGFLALWRLTQRNVSEAQATGGVPGVGGSVFKLHYSHARQELYDTAAEVLGPDALDLGREWNLDRLSSLSYTIAAGTSQIQRNIVAERILGLPKGR
- a CDS encoding ATP-binding protein encodes the protein MQVLQVQLEVGPDPAEVGRARRWARKRLAGSGIGDDEPLAETLVLLISELVTNAVVHTGCPAVLRMLFAAEGGVRVEVADRSELPPRPRHAAGEDTNGRGLELVDGLADRWGWQPEGAGKSIWCEVDRTPVEPARAGGVVSPGRMHC
- a CDS encoding acyl-CoA dehydrogenase family protein, whose translation is MDFRLSQDQRDLVRGIRELLAGRFGRDALRAAVDEPGRLDRGLWKELGDAGLFALRLPEDEGGVGLGLPEAVLLFEEAGRWLVPGPLVATHGAAGSVPGAAEGLTVVTEVSGEGLVPWLDAADVVRGDATGAVAVRSVDPLTPLHRVPGAGGWAPEAVLLTAAEQVGTAAWATEAAVSHARQREQFGQVIGGFQAVKHLCAGMLVRTELARAAVHGAAVTGDPVEIAGAKLLADEAAVANARDCLQVHGGMGFTWEADVHLHLKRAWVRAALVLPGDRAAEEVAAAL
- a CDS encoding amidohydrolase family protein, whose translation is MTELPRIISVDDHVIEPAHLFDTWLPAKYRDRGPRALTAGIGELAYVGGKYQITMDPDGPPTDWWIYEDLKFPYKRNIAAVGFDRDDMTLEGITRDEMRRGCWDPKARLADMDLNHVEASLCFPTFPRFCGQTFAEAHDKEVALACVRAYNDWMVEEWCGDSGGRLIPLCIIPLWDIDLAVAEIHRNAARGVKAVTFSEIPTHLGLPSIHSGYWDPFFAACQETGTVVNMHIGSSSQMPAASPDAPPAVQASLSFNNAMASMMDFLFSGVLVRFPRLKLAYSEGQMGWIPYALERADDVWEEHRAWGGVRDLVPEPPSTYYYRQIFCCFFRDKHGIASLDVVGRDNATFETDYPHVDSTFPHTKEVALDHVQGLDDETVYKLMRGNAIRMLDLGIV